A genomic stretch from Komagataeibacter xylinus includes:
- a CDS encoding glycosyltransferase, which translates to MKYLFVHQNFPAQFLHLLRDLRGQGGNEIIFISESGTSHMAGVRRVAYRLPPAPELAAPGPVAELARAMQRAAAVAQAARTLRDLGYVPDIIIGHHGWGEMLDLPDVYPGVPLLGYYEFFYHPTGLDVGFDPEFAPASDVAPLIRARNTLNLLALALPGWGHTPTRFQHATYPDWARPRLTLLPEGVDLQECAPDPQARLRPFTLGNVVVQPGEKLVTYVARDLEPYRGFHMFMRALPHILRARPDARVVLVGGDGVSYGAPAPGGQTWRQHMLAELGSVLDMRRVHFAGRVKYDDFRRLLQRSDAHVYLTYPFVASWSLREAMACGCAIVGSQTAPVEEFLQDGRTARLVPFLAPRRIAQGVVELLEDERFAARLRANVRAHAVKTLAMQDYMAGYHRLIGELTHGGSRLTNAA; encoded by the coding sequence ATGAAATACCTCTTCGTGCACCAGAATTTTCCCGCCCAGTTCCTGCACCTGCTGCGCGACCTGCGGGGGCAGGGCGGCAACGAGATCATTTTCATCAGCGAATCAGGAACATCCCACATGGCGGGCGTGCGCCGGGTGGCCTACCGCCTGCCGCCCGCGCCGGAACTGGCCGCGCCGGGGCCGGTGGCGGAACTCGCCCGGGCCATGCAGCGCGCGGCGGCAGTGGCGCAGGCGGCACGCACCCTGCGGGATCTGGGCTATGTACCCGACATCATTATCGGCCACCATGGCTGGGGCGAGATGCTGGACCTGCCCGATGTGTATCCCGGCGTGCCGCTGCTGGGTTATTACGAGTTCTTCTATCATCCCACCGGGCTGGATGTGGGCTTTGACCCTGAATTCGCGCCCGCCAGCGATGTGGCGCCGCTCATCCGTGCCCGCAATACGCTCAACCTGCTTGCCCTGGCCCTGCCGGGATGGGGGCATACGCCCACGCGCTTCCAGCACGCAACCTATCCTGACTGGGCGCGCCCGCGCCTGACCCTGCTGCCCGAAGGGGTGGACCTGCAAGAATGCGCCCCGGACCCGCAGGCCCGCCTGCGCCCCTTCACGTTGGGCAATGTGGTGGTGCAGCCCGGCGAGAAACTGGTCACCTATGTTGCGCGTGACCTTGAACCGTATCGGGGGTTTCATATGTTCATGCGCGCGCTGCCCCATATTTTGCGGGCGCGACCCGATGCGCGGGTGGTGCTGGTGGGTGGCGATGGGGTCAGCTACGGCGCCCCCGCTCCGGGCGGGCAGACATGGCGGCAGCATATGCTGGCCGAACTCGGCAGCGTGCTGGACATGCGGCGCGTGCATTTTGCGGGAAGGGTGAAATATGATGATTTCCGCCGCCTGCTGCAGCGATCGGACGCGCATGTCTATCTGACATACCCGTTTGTGGCGTCATGGTCATTGCGTGAGGCCATGGCCTGTGGCTGCGCGATCGTGGGCAGCCAGACCGCGCCGGTGGAGGAATTCCTGCAAGATGGCCGCACCGCGCGGCTTGTGCCCTTCCTCGCGCCACGGCGTATTGCGCAGGGCGTGGTGGAACTGCTGGAAGATGAAAGGTTTGCGGCAAGGCTGCGGGCCAATGTCCGCGCCCATGCCGTAAAAACGCTGGCCATGCAGGACTACATGGCGGGCTACCACCGGCTGATCGGGGAACTGACCCATGGTGGCAGCAGGCTGACCAATGCCGCCTGA